CCGAATCAATGCATATGAAGTCTCAGAAAGCTGACCATGTCATCCACACCCTGCGGCTCATTGACCCAGTGACCTCCTGATTGATACTCATGCCATTCCACCGTACATGAACCGACGAACGAATCAAGGGTCGCCCGCAACTGCCGACCAAGATTGATATTGACGACTTCATCGTCCACAGCATGAGCGAGGAAAATAGGAGTCTTGGCCGTTGGGTCTGTGCCGCTCGCTCTACGATAAAGTGAACCCTCCTCCGCCATACCCTCGATGACCTCGGCCGGCGGCATCCAGCTGCACAAACCAATCAGCCCACCTAATCCGCCTAGCCTCGGCGTAGTCAAAAAAGCGGCGATGGAGGTTGCGAATCCCTGGCTGATACCGCCTAAGAATATCTTATCCATCGGAACCAGGGCAGATTCGCTCTCGACGAGAGTGACGAGGTGTTCGATGCTCCGTCTCAGGCCGGGTTGTTGGATACCGGCTTGTTCTTCTGGGTAATCTAGTGACCAGACGTCGAACCACTGTGACATTTCGGTGCCGAATCTCTTGGAGGGAAGGAGCGCGGCACCGGGGAAGACCCAGCGGATAGATGGGAGTAGGTCTGGGAGCGTGCGTGGTTGGTTTGCTGGTTCTGATG
The window above is part of the Colletotrichum lupini chromosome 9, complete sequence genome. Proteins encoded here:
- a CDS encoding phospholipase/Carboxylesterase; amino-acid sequence: MESTTHIIDPRATHTHTIIFLHGRDSTCADFATELFESEASEPANQPRTLPDLLPSIRWVFPGAALLPSKRFGTEMSQWFDVWSLDYPEEQAGIQQPGLRRSIEHLVTLVESESALVPMDKIFLGGISQGFATSIAAFLTTPRLGGLGGLIGLCSWMPPAEVIEGMAEEGSLYRRASGTDPTAKTPIFLAHAVDDEVVNINLGRQLRATLDSFVGSCTVEWHEYQSGGHWVNEPQGVDDMVSFLRLHMH